Proteins from a genomic interval of Rhipicephalus microplus isolate Deutch F79 chromosome 6, USDA_Rmic, whole genome shotgun sequence:
- the LOC142764989 gene encoding uncharacterized protein LOC142764989: MERVLQFSALVWKNMYLRRLRVRPIAFLVEILMVTVPFIKIQNERGLGGNDAVVSSIIYPVYSPDLSDLRLDTVFYGPVNNYTRRIINAVRGYLPGVAVKTITDEVAMAQLLFSKNVTPNTLGLYFHTESLGDDIPHDLTYTIMFSSGAYEIAKARKVVRENGPSQLEEPMSLRVAAVQSAVDLAHIHELEHRRYTNHTHEDVTVKLRQFPYPTYHEDTDNTMFLIALRLGVAYAWPFCLVITRAIEERQSGMQASDVPALTSSRNIITTSIKHYGWFRHDWGDTSKQF; this comes from the exons ATGGAGCGCGTGCTGCAGTTCTCGGCGCTGGTGTGGAAGAACATGTACCTTCGGCGCCTCCGAGTGCGTCCCATCGCCTTCCTCGTCGAGATTCTCATGGTCACCGTGCCGTTCATCAAGATCCAGAACGAGCGGGGCCTCGGCGGCAACGACGCCGTCGTCAGTAGCATCATCTACCCCGTGTACTCGCCGGACTTATCGGACCTCAGGTTAGACACCGTCTTCTACGGGCCCGTGAACAACTACACACGCCGTATCATCAACGCCGTCCGTGGCTACCTGCCAGGAGTCG CGGTCAAGACGATCACGGACGAGGTGGCCATGGCGCAGCTGCTCTTCTCGAAGAACGTCACGCCTAACACGCTCGGTCTGTACTTCCACACCGAGTCTCTGGGTGACGACATCCCCCACGACCTGACGTACACCATCATGTTCTCGAGCGGCGCCTACGAGATCGCCAAGGCGCGCAAGGTGGTCCGGGAGAACGGACCCTCGCAGCTGGAAGAGC CAATGTCTCTCCGCGTGGCTGCCGTTCAGTCGGCAGTCGACTTGGCGCACATCCACGAGCTCGAGCACCGTCGGTACACCAACCACACCCACGAAGACGTCACGGTCAAGCTGCGCCAGTTCCCGTACCCGACTTACCACGAGGACACAGACAACACCATGTTCCTCATAGCGCTACGCTTGGGAGTCGCCTACGCCTGGCCCTTCTGCCTTGTCATCACACGCGCCATCGAGGAGCGACAGAGCGGCATGCAGGCGAGTGACGTTCCGGCCCTGACTTCGTCGCGGAATATCATCACGACATCCATCAAACATTACGGATGGTTCCGCCACGACTGGGGAGATACTTCGAAACAATTTTAG